The nucleotide window gatcagagttacacacagagagaaagagaggcagagaaagagagagaggtcttccatctgctgattcactccccaaatggccgctatggccagagctgtgccgatttgaagccaggatcttcttggtctcccatgcagatgcaggggcccaaggacttgggcaatcttctactgctttcctaggccatagcagaaagctggattggaagtggagcagccagtactcgaaccagaacccacatgggatgccggcactgcaggtggtggctttacccgctaaaccTCAGTGCTGGCCTCGATTACCTAGTTCTTTTACTGTGTTCATTGTTTTCATGATACTGTgcatttgtctctttttctatATAATAGGTCAGGTCAGCTTACATATTTTTAGCTTGTGTTATTTTATTGCTATCTTTTGTTTCTCTCCATATAATTCCAGTATCTAAATGATTATGTTTTACTTGGTTTgctccttttccattttttctgatattttatttttcttttcacaggGATAAAATAGAAATGCTCAGTAAAGTTGATTCACAAGAAATAATGAAAGGGAGTAATTTAAGTGCCCCAGCAGTTTTCATCTTACTGGGCTTTTCTGACTACCCACAGCTGGAGAAGGTCCTCCTTCTGGTGATCTCCATCATATATGCTCTGACACTGATGGGGAACACAGCCATAATATTTGTCTCATATTTGAGCCCCAAACTCCACACACCcatgtatttcttcctctctaaTCTCTCCTTCCTGGACCTCTGTTTCACAACCAGTGTTGTCCCACAGATGCTCTGGAACCTCAAGGGCCCTAGGAAGACCATTACTTATACTGGTTGTGTGATCCAGTTCTATATTGCTTTGGGCCTGGGCTCCACAGAGTGTATCCTCCTAACAGTTATGGCCTATGACCGCTTCAATGCTATCTGTAGACCTCTCCACTATGGTGTTATCATGAACCCAAAGCTTCTCAAACAGCTAGCAGCTGTGGCCTGGATCAGTGGTTTTGTGGAATCAACAATTCAGACCattcttattttccatttatcCCTCTGCAGCCACCACAGGGTGGATGACTTCATATGTGAGGAGCCTGCCCTGATTAAAATTGCCTCTGTGGATACAGCCTTCCTGGAAAATGAGCTCTCCATATTTACTGTCCTCTTTGTGGTTATACCTCTGGGGCTTATTGTGGTCTCCTATGGCTGCATTGTTAGGAGTGTGCTGAAGATGAACTCtgctgaaggcaggagaagaGCATTTGGGACCTGTGGGTCTCACATGATTGTTGTGACTTTGTTCTTCGGAACTATCATGTCTGTCTACATCCAACCCAAAAGCCGGTACACACAGAATCACAGTAAATTCCTCACCCTCTTTTATACTGTGGTGACACCATCACTTAACCCTTTAATCTACACCTTGAGAAACAAGGAAGTAAAGTGGGCAATAAAAAAGTTGCTGACAACAGACCCAAATGTAAATGTTTTTAggacaaaatttaaaacatactcAGGGAATTCCTAGGAATCTGAGGCTTTTTGCATGATCTAGTTTATCTTTTCATGTATAAGGAGCAAAGCtaaatttgctaaataaaagtggATGGAAATTTCTTTCTGGTAACACCCTGAGGTTACCTACTGAGTCTTTCTCATCCTCCTTTCTGGAACCATTATGTTTccttttaaagttattttctgaAGAGTCTATGAACAGATAAATATTTGTggatatgtgcatgtgtatatcaTTATAGTTTTATTAACATCATGGTTATCGTTCTAATGTCTAATGACATGTTGACACAGTTATGGCAAACATTTCTCATTACagaattgaatctttttttttttttttttgacaggcagagtggacagtgagagagagacagacagacagaaaggtcttccttttgccattggttcaccctccaatggctgccgtggccagcgcgctgcagccagcgcactgtactgatccaaagccaggagccagctgcttctcctggtctcccatggggtgcaagacccaagcacttgggccatcctgcactgcactcccaggccacagcagagagctggcctggaaggggggcaaccgggacagaatccggcgccccgatcgggactagaacccagtgttcctgcgccgctaggtggaggattagcccattgagctgcggcgccggcccagaattgAATCTTATAAGTCATGGAGGTGCAGTTTGCATCACAACTACAGAAGTTTGAATTTACCTGAGAATGTTCATCTTCCTTTCCAGACCTCATATTCAATATTTCTCTGGGCAGTGGTGTTCTGTTCATAGTTTACATGAAAGTGTGAAGACCTTCTCGAAAGCCACAATCATCTAACAGTTTTCCTCCTTTGGGggatgttgatttttgttcattcAGAACAGGCATCTGAGATTAAGCACACCcaggatttttttctgatttctcccaTCCACAAAACAAGCAGTCAAGGGAGATAAACCATGAGACTGAATTTTGATTGACCTGAAAACATTGATAAGGCTACATGggtaactctgtaactctcttaGGCATCCTGCAACAGCACAAAATAGCTCTCAATTCCTTTTGACACAGTTATGACAAACCTGTTAGCTCCAAACCTGGAATCTCAGACAAAGcatgcaaatataattttaagtattGGCATTAATTCTGCATGTTAAATTTCACAGGTGAACATAactttcaaaaagttttaaagatttatttacttctatgaaaggcagagagagaaagagaaagagagagagagagagctttcatctgctagttcactctacaaatgcctccaacagccagagcttggccaggctaaagccagaatccATGaactctcatgtgagtggcatggacccaagtacttgggtcatcactgacTGCCTTTCCAGGAATAGTAGCAtgaagttggatctgaagcagagtatctgggactcaaactgacacttaGATAAAAGATGTGGACATGCCAAGTGGTAGTTCAAGCCCCTttaccacagtgcccaccccctgaacatagatttaaaaataataaaaatattagcatCTGTCATTtatatggtatttatttttaattgatataatTTTGtagaatttatgaaaaaatttctTCATGTTGAGCATAAAGGGTTTTTTttgtagaaagcttttatttgataaatataaatttcataagtacaactttttggattatagcagttcttctcccCACACTCACTCCCCAactcccaaaccatcccatctcctactccctctcccatcccattcttcattaagattcgtttttaattatctttatatacagaagatcaacttactatatactaagtaaacatttccagagattgcatccacacagacacacaaagtataatgaactgtttgaagactaattttaccgttaattctcatagtacaacatattaaggacagaggtccttcatagggagcaagtgcacagtgactcctactgttgatttaacaattgacactcttatttatgacatcagtgatcacccgaggctcttgtgatGAGCTCCAAAACTAtgatggaagcctcttgagtccacaaactctgacattatttagacaaggccataatcaaagtggaaggtctctcctcccttcagaaaagatACCTCCTTAATTATAttttcactaactttttgaagtaaccaaatgattatttataaaatataatttgactGGCATTAATAATTATAGCTATTTCATATTCAAATTAAAGTTTCATTGCTGGATGAGGACAATCAAATGTCTAACAAGCAATATGATtaccaaaataatttaaaatctataATTTTAAACATACAATGGGTGAAGATACTAATGAAAGTGATATTCCCAAACTCACATAAATCTTGGTACTTCTATATATCCTTTACCTTTTTAAcaaacaatttaatttttagctaaattttaatttaatatagcATAAATATAGAGGACAAACTACAAATGTAGAGCTCAGTGCATTTTCATACAGAGAAAAGGCCCTTATTATCAACATTCACTTCATTACCCACAAATTAGAAGCTTGCCTTAAGCAGCTTTTCAAGAATTAAGCATTCTTAGTAATCATTTGggcaatatttttattgtttatatgcTGTAttaaacttgtattttagaaattattccaaatttatagtaaaatttcatttaactgtAGCCAGCTTCCTTGATGTTAACACTACATGTCCCTAATAATAGTgatcaaaatgagaaaatttatgTGGGTACAATTAtacatataatattataatatgaaATAGCTATAATTATTAATGCCAGtcaaattatatacaaatatacataaacaaaaaacttaattagaatttcaatttttaaaaatatggtgctgtttctttctttctttctttttttttttggcgggcagagtggacagtgagagagagacagagagaaaggtcttcctttttgccgttggttcaccctccaatggccgccgtgggcagcacactgcggctggctggcgcatggcgctgatccgaaggcaggagccaggtgcttctcctggtctcccatgcaggtgcagggcccaagcacttgggccatcctccactgccttcctgggccacagcagagagctggcctggaaggggggcaattgggacagaatccggcgccccgaccgggactagaacccggtgtgccggcgccgcaatatGGTGCTGTTTCTATTCCAGGATTCAACCCAGTGGTCCAAATTGAATTCAATTATTACATCTCTTAAACTACTTCAATCTATACCATAGTGTTTCCTTGTCTTTTATGACTTTGACACTTTTGAAGAGTTCTGGTCAGTTGGTTTgcaaaaatcttcttaaaaattgatacataataattgtacaAATTTGTAAATTATGGTATTTCTATGCATGCATATAAGATGTGATGACCAAATCAGGTTAATCAGCACATCTGTTACCTCaataatttttgattttattatgttgggaacattcaaaaccCTATCTTCTATCTTGCAAATTATTGTTACCCATAGTCTGAATTTGATTTTGCCATGTTTTATCTCATTATTAGGTTGAAGTGCCCATATGTATTTATGGTAACAGAACGCAGATGTTATCCTTATTCACTTGGTTAGGAAAGTATCGTAAGGGTGTTCTCAGTCTAAATGTACCAATTTTCCACTTGAAATTAAACAACTTAGGAGAAATACTTCATGTCTGAGGAAATACTCTGTGTCTCCTTAAATTGTCACCTTGTAATTTTAGCATTTGTTGGTGGATCTTACCTGCAACAGTTATTACTCTGGTATTTTGCCTACTGTTAATTATGTTTCCTTCATTCTTTCCATATTTCTCaattaaaattgagaaatttcaaTTCATCCCTTCCCCTTTTCCCTCAttctttcctcatttcctttAATTAAGGATTCATTTTCCAAGATggatgaatagggaaaagttgtgCTGCTTTGGATAAgggaaaaatagcagaaaaaagTGGAGggagtgcattcccaggggagagctggagagaaatttgcaaTAGAAATTCTACTGAAGGAGGAGGGATGCCATGGATTAATGTGGAAGGTGTAGACATGCAGCAACAAGCCTTGACATAACCActgcagctgagagctggataatACACCAGATTTAGAGAGCAAGGGAAAGAtagactgtagcagcccaagaCACCAGTGATATTGCCAGAGGCAGAGCCTTGTGTACCACACTTAATGTGGGGCAAAGCATCTAACCAACCAAGAACAAGAAAagcatgtttctttttctgcaaATCCCCCACAAGGGCACCTGGAAACAGGCATGAATAGGTATCATTTTGACACCAGTAGTGGCTGCGGAACTTTACCAGAGAGAAATATACGAGTTCCTGATTGTTTTTTGAGTCTGGCAAGGAGGGTTGACAGAGGACTGGGCACCTACATAATACTGAGAAGTAGCCCCAGCCTCTCAATAAATCACAGGAGCTGGTGTTGAAATGTCAAGGTGGTGAGTCCATAGGCACCTGGCTATGGGAATATCAACACTCTCACTGTGGACAATGcagaaaaattcaaaaaagctgaaatcataccatgcattttctctgaccaTAATGGGATGAATCAGGAAATCAACAtctcaaaaaacaagaatatatgcaaacacatggagactgaaaaatacACCCCTGAATGAACAGgaggccatagaagaaatcaatagggaaataaaaaaattctggaaatgaaagaagatgacaatacaacatattgaAACTTATGGGAGATAGAAAAACAGTGTTATGagtgaagtttatagcaattggtgcctacatctaAAAATTGGTAAGGCACCagataaatgagctgtcaatgcatctcaagacccagaaaaacaacaacccaaaccccaaattagtaggaggaaggaaataattaaaattggagtaGATattaacaaaactgaaacaaaaaacaatacaaaagatcagtgaaataaaaagctggtttttgaaaaagtaaaactgATACAACATTGGAAAAACTatacaaaaaagagggagaaaacagaaatcaagaaaatcagagatgaaaaaggaaaggtaacaacagacaccaaagaagtgaaaagaatcatcaggaattactacaaagagctgtatgccaacaaatcagaaaatctagaagaaatggttaGATTCCTGAACACGTACAATCTACCAATGTTGAGTAATGAAGACATAGAATACCTAACCAGACAAATAggcaagatggaaattgaatcagtaataaagaccttcttaaaaaagaaacacccaggaccagatggctttactgctgaattcttccagacatttaaggaaaaactaactctaattcttttcaagctattcaaaacaattgaaaggagggAAAGCTTCCAAATTCCTTCCATGAATATAGCATCActctaattcctaaaccagaactttttagaaaataccccagaagcataggcaagcAAAGCTCAAATTGACaaacgggattacatcaaacCAAGAAGCTCTTGTAccataaaaaacataaaacaggGCTCCAAGATTgaagaatagggagggagctcactgatagcctgggaaaacatagtttaataaaagtggagatacatTAGTctgagggaagagttagggaaaaaactgcagaggaaactcttccagaattagagggacacagtggatctacgtggagggcacaggcgcccacagctcaggacctcagctgccaagtctatgcaccagtgctggaaagggaggtgaggtaaAACTGCAGGAGCCTGAGAGACTGgcggaaaagtggcaggaagagcctagagggaacaaggcttgaatccccatgggggaaagtacaccagcctaactagaggagaggaaaaaaaatcaaagggactggtatggacacgattctctctctccactcgcCTTATAAAGGCGAGCGAGATAATAGAGCAGGTGCCctttttggacatacataacagctgtaccagcttggtgctgtgcctgccctcagccaagcaggaaaaaacctgactctggtggagagaaataacaggagaatGAGACCTAgcgaatgtgtggagcttatgaactgggactgtggaaaaaaaaaaaaaaactgagggtgactgggagaactcacagtgtggctaaCGCATGAATAGTCTCTGTGGGAGATGGGACAAATTCGGGTGGCTTTGGCTACcaggtgagagacattgcagaggAATCTGAggttacactgaggactgcacagatcctttgtatggtgcttgggacagagcagatggaTATTTTATCCACTGGAGCTAGccctcaggcactgattgccatcgaggagaagagctcagctaagtggaattacttcccttctgaatgaaaaaaaaaaaaagagagagagagaagatttaccaagccaaacttgggtgtgtcaccttttggcacacccttaaccctgaagaactgaacagaactctctgaccacacccaccacaagcctctagagattcatcaaaaacagtccacttaatctagggtcatagtataatgagaaaagccaacacagcaaggaaaaaagaaggagaaCATACAATATCtacacaatgccaaacaacacatgcagaaaatgaggaaacaagaacaaagaagacattatgatgctcccaaatgaacatgacactctaatacaagattatgaagatgatgagatagaagaaatgcaagaaatggatctcaaaaaatttatgatgataacatttagaagttattaaaaacaaatgcatgaactacagaaatccgtACAGGACAGGAcataaaatctctctcatgaaaactaaatcttaaggaggaatcaaaatgaaatgaggaatttagtaaaacatgaaattgagatattgaagagaaatcaaaatgaaatgaagaactcaatagatcaaatgaaaaacacattagagagccttaaaaacagagtcagtgaagcagaagagagaatatcagacttagaagacagagcacagggaagtatacagtcaaaccaaagaaaagaagaggaaattataaatctaaaaaatattgttggaaatctacaggatactattaaaaaacccaacattccggttctaggagttcctgaaggcatggagagagagaggattagaaggcctttttagtgagatactagcagaaaatttcctagttaggagaaggaaagagacaaccaagtacaggaagcacatagaacccagaataaacatgaccaaaagagatcctcaccacgacacgttgtaatcaaactcaccacagtgaaacacaaagaaaagattctaaaatgtgcaagagagaaatgccagattgttCTCAGAGGATTttcaattagactcatagcagacttctcatcagaaaccctacaggctaggagtgaatggcaagatatagcccaagaacaaagagagaaaaactgccatcccagaatattatatcctgcaaagctctcatttgtgaatgatggtgaaataaagatctttatagcaaacagaaattgaaagaatttgtgaccACTCATTTAGCCCTGCAAAAgttacttaaagatgtgttacacacagaagcacagaaacacTACCTCCAATATGAAAgtaggtaaaggaagaaaatctcccagtaaaagatcacaggaagttcaaagcatatattagaaatatctttgcaaaaatggcagggcaaagtcactaattatcaatagtcacattgattgttaatggcctgaactgtccagttaaaagacacagactggctgaatgaattaataaaaaacaaaacccatctatgtgctgcttacaagaaacatatctttccaacaaagatccatgcagactgaaagtgaaaggttggaaaagatattccatgccaacagacaCCAAAGAGTTGCTGtagccattttaatatcagacaaaataaactttaacacaaaaatattaagagaaaaaattggatggtaaagtcaacaacaggagtcactgtgcacttactcctcatgtaggatctctgtccttaatgttctctgcattgagatttaatg belongs to Oryctolagus cuniculus chromosome 5, mOryCun1.1, whole genome shotgun sequence and includes:
- the LOC100339822 gene encoding olfactory receptor 2G3-like — translated: MLSKVDSQEIMKGSNLSAPAVFILLGFSDYPQLEKVLLLVISIIYALTLMGNTAIIFVSYLSPKLHTPMYFFLSNLSFLDLCFTTSVVPQMLWNLKGPRKTITYTGCVIQFYIALGLGSTECILLTVMAYDRFNAICRPLHYGVIMNPKLLKQLAAVAWISGFVESTIQTILIFHLSLCSHHRVDDFICEEPALIKIASVDTAFLENELSIFTVLFVVIPLGLIVVSYGCIVRSVLKMNSAEGRRRAFGTCGSHMIVVTLFFGTIMSVYIQPKSRYTQNHSKFLTLFYTVVTPSLNPLIYTLRNKEVKWAIKKLLTTDPNVNVFRTKFKTYSGNS